The following are from one region of the Vibrio parahaemolyticus genome:
- a CDS encoding toxin-activating lysine-acyltransferase has translation MHNKEPLDVLGHISWLWACSPMHRNWPISLFAINVLPAIISNQYALLTRDGYPIAYCSWANLSLENEVKYLNDVTSLVAEDWTSGDRKWFIDWIAPFGDTGTLYKFMRKKFSNELFRAIRVDQKSQVGKVSEFHGGKIDKQLANKIFKQYHYELMTKIKNNPDFKFSLTD, from the coding sequence ATGCACAATAAAGAACCGCTAGATGTTCTTGGACATATTTCATGGTTATGGGCTTGCTCTCCAATGCACAGAAATTGGCCTATATCTTTGTTTGCAATAAATGTATTACCCGCAATTATATCCAATCAATATGCCTTATTAACACGGGATGGTTATCCTATTGCATATTGCAGTTGGGCAAATCTAAGTTTGGAAAATGAAGTAAAATACCTTAACGATGTTACATCGTTAGTTGCAGAAGACTGGACATCAGGTGATCGCAAATGGTTTATTGATTGGATAGCACCTTTTGGTGATACCGGTACTTTATATAAATTTATGCGAAAAAAATTCTCTAATGAATTATTTAGAGCTATTAGAGTAGACCAAAAATCTCAAGTTGGCAAAGTGTCAGAATTTCACGGAGGTAAGATAGATAAACAATTAGCTAATAAAATATTTAAACAATATCATTATGAATTAATGACTAAAATAAAAAATAATCCAGACTTTAAGTTTTCATTAACAGATTAA